The region AATACCAGCACCTATTGTACCTGTAAAGTGTTGTAGAGTAGCCCGGGGTGGTTGCAGAGTTTCTTGAGGGCGTTGATGCATGCGAGATGTGggctgtgtgtgtaagtgtgtgtgcggGCACCAGAGAGGCAGGCTCTGATGGGCCGTGTAGCCAGCAGGACTCCATACAAACGCAGCTGCAGTTCAGTGGGTTTGCAGAATACGGTCCACTCTATCCGTTCGGATAAATACTGATTAATGATCTCCTGAGTGCGCCGTAACGTAAACACACCTGTTAGACGAAACCTCAGCGGCACGCTCCTCTCCAATGCACCGCTCTTCCTGAAACACAGTTGTGATCAATGCCACTACAGCTAAAGGACACAGACTCACAGTGAGGGGGACAATTTTCTGAAGAGATTTTTTCTATCTATTAATATCGGTTGATGATCATTATTGGATATGTAATTGCAAATGTTAGTgtcctctatttttacatttgcatcacCTTtgccattaaatatttaatatttaaaatgaataaaaaaattttgtAGTGAACATTATgttgttgtgatgcctaaattcacttctATAATTTTAAACTTATATAAGACTGATTTTAGTTTTTCTGTTATACCTTCATATATCATatgcatttacttaaaaataaataaatatatatgtgtgtgtttgtgtgtgtgcatataaatatatatgaatatacatatattttaagtaatataataatcatttaaattaaaatatgtatttaaaaaaaagtaattaaaataaatattataaatattttattactctGAAAATGCAGATATTTACCTCAGTGCAGGTGGGCTGGCGAGATCTGAGAATGGGTTCTTCATAAATCTTCCTGTAGGCTGCAGATGTTCCCAGAATTCCTGGATTTACAAACTCAATAATGGAATAAAATTCCTGCAGGTCATTCTGCACTGGAGTAcctgttaaattaataattacgTTTTTTTCAATTACAAAATGTTATACTACTACACGTGtttacaaaagtgtgtgtgtttgtttgaaatagGAAACCTGTTAATATAAGATGGCGTTCACATGAGAGGGCTGTGAGTGCGCTGGCGGTTTTGATGTTGCTGTTTTTAAGGCGATGACCCTCGTCACAGATGAGCACTCCAAACTCCAGCTCTTTCAGCTGGTCCACAGAGCGCAGCAGCATCTCGTAACTGATCACCATGACGGAGCAAAGAGGAAAAGACACAAAGTCCTCCACACGGTGATTCTACAGAGACAATATATTCTTTTACCTTTCATCACTCTTTCTATTATCTGACCCAAACAGCCACACATACACACCTGGTCCACAGTGTAAACACTGATCCTCTCCCTGCCCAGCCACTTGTTGAACTCAGCAGCCCAGTTCTTGACCAAACTCCCTGGACAAACCACAAGTGCCCTCTTCAGTACGGGACGTCCACCATAGGGGCCCTGTCTCAGTAGCGTCcacagaacacaaacacactgcagcGTCTTTCCCAGTCCCATCTCATCTGCCAGAATAGCCCCGCAGTGGCCAGGGAGTCTGCAGCACACAGACATACATGGGTAAAACAGTCATATGTAAGAACATTACAATAACAGATGAACTCTTATTTACCTCATTCCCATTAAACATTCATAAAGGAAGACCACACCCTCTCTTTGATGTGGCCGAAGATGATTGGTCAAATGGGGGTCGATGACCACATCCACCAGAGGAGAACCAGATTTATTATATAGCCACTGGTGATCAGTTGTAGGTCGTGGCATCACAAGGGCACCTTGGGACCAATAGAAAGTAAGCAGTATGGATATGGATAGCTTGGATTAAAATGTAGCAattataatgtactgtatatgaacaTTTCAGTGATAGTGTTTATCCTGTAATGCAACCATTTCTTTGAAATTGTAACAACTTTATTCGCCTTTTTTTCTTTAGTATTTtcttaaatgaaatttaattgtacatttttagaAGTATAAATATCACATGCATCAATTAAATCAAGTTGAGAATGTGCTGTACCTGCTGCATTCGGGTCATGTCTGGGTTTACAGATTGGTTTCTCAGGTTCGGAATCTGTAAGTGCACCTCCCTTGAGCGCTGGTTTGGTAAAGGATTTGGAAACTGGTCGATATACAGGAGCCTTCAAGACTGTTTCTGCAGGAGTCTCAACAGCAGCATTTTGAAAACAACAGCCTTTGGCATAGTCCTCATCGGATATGACCCCCAAGACCTCGATTTGCTTCCCTCCTACCATAAGAGTCTGACCCTCTCCAGCTCTGATGCCTTTTATAGCCTGCACCTGACAGAAAAACACTGATTTGAAACACACATCTACACAGACTCAAACATATTACCTCAAAAGTAAAGTAAAGGGAGAAAATGTGCATTTCAAACAGGGATacaccaatattaaaattcttGATTTATATGATATGGCTGAGATCATggacaatataattttttaatatatattttgatgtttaATGTTCAATAATTTGAATGTTTAATGATATGTGTAAATGATAATGTACAGTGAAAATAATTGGTATTCAGAGATTTACTAGCAATTTGATTTAACAGTGTTAGTATAAATTAGCTCTAAACAATCAGATAACAATTTGGGGAAATAAGCAATGCttgcagaaatataaaataacaacagaaaataaatgctaatataggctatatattgaGCATCACTattcaaatatgcattcatatacAAATCCAGAAGTATTGCAAGAATGTGCTGTGACAGGCAAACCTCGTCCAATGTTCTGCCCATCCATGTCTTTGAGGACAACAGTCCGCCCCCTGGCAACAAGCACAGCGTCACCTTCCCAACCCTTATGCTTCCTTGATGACGCCTTGCACCACATTACACTATAGTTGCgtgctttaaaataaacaaaaaaagtattgtttcaatAAAACAGCAGTGATATACGACACAGCAACAGCCTAATCATAGACAATGTTTTACTGATTACATAGTCTCAAATTAGAAATGTGCCTTTTACAGCCACTAATTGTATGCATAAATGCTAATTTTGCACCTTGTAATTTTGTTCTGTCAAAGAAACTACATGACtggtgagacagacagagagaaacagacagacagaaacagacagaaacagacagacagacagacagacggacaggcagagacagaccgacagacagacaggcagagacAAACCGGCAGAccgacagagacagacagacagtccgACACAGACAGAGGCAGAccgacagagacagacagacagacagacagacagagacagacacacagacagagacagacaggcagagacagactgacagaccgacacagacagagacagacagacagccagacagacagagacagacagacagacagacatacagacggacaggcagagacagactgatagaccgacacagacagagacagacaggcagagagagacagacagacagacggacatgcaaagacagaccgacagacacacaggcagacagacaggcagacagacagagacagacagacatacagacggaCAGGcaaagacagactgacagaccgacacagacaggcagagagagacagacagacagacagacggacaggcagagacagacagacagacagacagacggacaggcaGAGACAGACCGGCAGAccgacagagacagacagacagtccgacacagacagaggcagacaggcagagacagacagacagagagacagatagatgcATAAAAACCACGAAATAGCTTTCTTTatgtttaagtatttattatGAATGATAAATTATTAACAATTGAACAACGACAATCCAATCGATTCCCGACGGACAAAATCAGTCCTGGTCTCATCTGAGAAGCTGATATAATCTTATgtcacaataaagaaaaaaaaaagtaatttgtttcATTATACTGAATTATGCTGTAAATAATCACCGAAATGAAGTTCACATAAACATCTTGACTGATATGGTTTCCATTCATTTATGTTGCTATGTAACACTCCCTGTCTAACAAAAAAGAATAACAGGACAGGATCAAAACAGAGTTAAAAGCAATTATGAATTTATTAGTgaacactaaaataaaatcttattttcttctttatcTAGGCATAAAcccatttaaaaaacattcatttctgCTTCAAAAATCAGGAACAATCCTTGTACAAGTGTCGATCGAATACAAAATCAAGAAATaactgtacaaactgtacaaACAAGCCTGTTCATTTTAACTTCACATTACAGAGTTCCCTTTGTGATAGACTTTCAGACGTGACGCCATACGTGTCACATCAGTGGCAATCCTTGGCGTAGCCTGGCCGCCCTCAGTTTCTCCACTTTGACCCTTGACCGAAGTAGCTCCTCCTCCAGCTGTTGCTTTCTCTTAAGCCCCTCCCTCTTCTCCTCTAGATATAGTCCAAGCTTTCTGTGATTGGCCAGAAGCAGCTCATGCTCCTCTCTCATCATTTGCAGAGCTTCTGCCTCAAAAACGGGATTCTTGAACATTGCCCTCCCTCTCTGATAAGCACTCCTCCTGGGGCCGGGGGCCGACGGTGAGGGTGGCAGGTGTGCTGAAGAGGGGCACGGAGACAGAGAGGCTGCATACACGTGGGAGGCtaattcctcctcctcatcttcctcctctccCACTACTTCATTGTCCCTCTCGTTCTGTCCGTGGTGGGCCTGACTGCTCGGGGTGGCGATGGTGACAGGTGAACTCTGGGATGTGATCAGGTGGATATCAGGAGGTGGTTTCACATCCTCAGTCTCCACCCTCACAGCCGCAACAGGTGCATAGTCCGACAACGCTGGGAGGGACAAACTGCTCCCTGGTTGCTCTACTGGAGAATTCCTCTTGAACTGAAGCCTAGCACAgacacatagaaaaaaaaatctaattttgaacATGATAAATTTGATGAATTTTGACCTAATAAAAATGCTGAATCTGATTCACCTAGTGAATTCAAATGAATCAGATCATGTGGATCCCCAGCACTAGGCTGTATTTGTGGTGATAACTGACAAAAAGAAAGACCTGTTGTTTTGTCAACACAACCAAAAGACTTGGAAATGCTAGTGGAAAGTAATTCCTCTGGCACATTGTGGCAAACCTGGCATTAACGCAGCATCGGAAATACGGTTAATGACATCCAAATCCCCTCAGTGCTGCAGCTTACCTCTGGCACAGGACAGAGTGAAAGGACAGCGAGCGTGTGACTACAATGTCTGCTTTGACTGCATGAGACATATTAAAACTAGCAAAGGAGATGTTCGCATATCAAAACTGCTGATTTCAAATGTGTGTGACAATTAACAGCAGCAGAAGGAAAGATGGGAAGATGTATGTGAAGATATTAGCAGAAGCTGAATCAATATTTTAAAGTCCAGTGGAAGCACAGGATCTGAATAATTTGAATTCACTAGTGGAATCAGATCCATCCTCTCAGAGTAGAGTCTTCTGAGAGTATGTGTTTTATCTATTGACTTGTTATTGATTTCATTTTTCCATTGGGTGAtagatatgtttttaattatggaTGCACCTAAAAATGTGCCAGTTTTGTCATGTTATTATCTGTACGCTCAGTCTCACCTGTGGAGTGCGTTCGGCTCTTTGTCCCCCACATGAAATAGTTGAGGTATCATTTCCATAATGCGCTTGGTTGGCTCTGAGATGCTGCCCCGGTACTCGGGTTGGGCATGGCTTCGCTGAAGAACTTCCTGCTTGGCACTTTCTTTAAGTCGCTTATAGAGGGTCCGAAGGCCCTGAGCCGTTCTGGGGGGCCTTTCACCTCCGAAATTATTATAGCGCTCTGCTATGCTGTCCCAGCACCGGTTCTTATCCACGATCACGGCGTGCTTGTTGGTGTGCTCCTCCAGAATGCGTATGTGAGGCTGGACCAGCCGCAGAAGATCCAGTTTCTCAGATAGGGTGAAGTTGGAGGAGCGGGCCTTGCCAACCATGCTGTTTGACATGAATATGGTAGACATCCTGCCTTTAGGCTAGTCTCAGTGCTCTAGGTTTGATCTCCTTCTCTTCTTTTCCTTGtgctgtgtctgtctttctctacTCACTTGTGTGAGCAGGCTGCTGCACTGCTTGTCTCAgttaaacaacacacacatgcacaaactggCTCTCAAGCACACAGACGTAAGAAAAAGAATCAGGCTTAACTAGGCCAGCCTCGATTAGGCCCACGCCTACCCGGGGAGGGCTTTGCTGGAATTCCTTTTAGCTTAAGCTGACGCAGGTTCAGTAAAGCTGCTTAAGCCTGGCCTGACCTACATAACAAACCCGACTACATTAAACTAGAAACACAGCGGAGCTCTTATTCCGCTGCAAACAGCGACACGTATTGCATTTTAGCGGGAAACGACTCAGTGCGTGTTTTTAAACATGTTGTTATATTTG is a window of Carassius auratus strain Wakin chromosome 16, ASM336829v1, whole genome shotgun sequence DNA encoding:
- the LOC113116642 gene encoding fibrinogen silencer-binding protein, encoding MSTIFMSNSMVGKARSSNFTLSEKLDLLRLVQPHIRILEEHTNKHAVIVDKNRCWDSIAERYNNFGGERPPRTAQGLRTLYKRLKESAKQEVLQRSHAQPEYRGSISEPTKRIMEMIPQLFHVGDKEPNALHRLQFKRNSPVEQPGSSLSLPALSDYAPVAAVRVETEDVKPPPDIHLITSQSSPVTIATPSSQAHHGQNERDNEVVGEEEDEEEELASHVYAASLSPCPSSAHLPPSPSAPGPRRSAYQRGRAMFKNPVFEAEALQMMREEHELLLANHRKLGLYLEEKREGLKRKQQLEEELLRSRVKVEKLRAARLRQGLPLM